A DNA window from Corvus moneduloides isolate bCorMon1 chromosome 22, bCorMon1.pri, whole genome shotgun sequence contains the following coding sequences:
- the RPL22 gene encoding 60S ribosomal protein L22 gives MAPAQKKPAAKGGKKKKQVLKFTLDCTHPVEDGIMDAANFEQFLQERIKVNGKAGNLGGGVVTIERSKSKITVTSEVPFSKRYLKYLTKKYLKKNNLRDWLRVVANSKESYELRYFQINQDEEEEEEED, from the exons ATGGCGCCCGCG CAGAAAAAGCCCGCGGCGAAAGGTGGCAAGAAGAAGAAGCAGGTTCTGAAGTTCACGCTGGACTGCACGCACCCCGTGGAGGATGGCATCATGGACGCCGCCAACTTC gagcagttcctgcaggaacGGATCAAGGTGAATGGCAAAGCAGGAAACCTGGGTGGGGGCGTGGTGACCATCGAGAGGAGCAAGAGCAAGATCACGGTCACGTCAGAGGTGCCGTTCTCCAAGAG GTACCTCAAATACCTGACCAAGAAGTACCTGAAGAAGAACAACCTGCGAGACTGGCTGCGCGTGGTGGCCAACAGCAAGGAGAGCTACGAGCTGCGCTACTTCCAGATCAAccaggatgaagaggaggaggaagaggaggattgA